The window GACTGACGTTCTTTTAAGGACATGATGTAGTAAGCACTTCCGACTAGCTCAGGTTCCTCACTGTAGGGTTCAACTTTAGTGAGTTTAAATGCCTGCTGAGTGAGAGTGGCCGGGAAATTGCTGTTTTCCTGTTCCTGCGCTCTGCGTTGAAGCAGACCGGAGTTGAGTATGGATATGCCCATTTCTTTGGCAACCTCTTCAAAAGAAGCTTCAGAGGCAAGTTTTACGGTAAAATCCGCCGCGGCCTGGCCGGCCATTTCTGCAGCTTTTTCGGCAACAAAATTCTCAGTGGCGCGGTCTCGAACTGCCTCAAGCGTTGGAGTCTCGGGTTCCTTGATATCGTCGGCAAAGACGATAGCGTAGCCGTTGTCAGTCTTAATTAATGAACTGAGTTCACCTTTTTTAAGGGTAAAGGCTTTGGCAAGGGCCTGGGCATCGAGGGTCACATCTGCTGGTGGAGCGCTCTCGGCGAAGAAGTCAGACTCTTTCAGGGTTTGGGTTGGATTGTTTTCCGCATACGCCTGAATGGAGCCTGCGCCGATAATGCCCTCATAGGCTCCGTTTGCCATCTGGAAGGCCATTGACTGCGCTTCTTTATTTTGCAGGGTCGCTACGATTTCCGGGCGGGCGTCATCAAGAGTTTTGGTAACCGCAGGCTGAATCTCCTCCAGTTTAATAATATGGTAACCGAAGGCGGTTTTCACAACCTCGCTGACTTCACCGGGTTGCATGGCAAAAACAGCATCACCAAATTCCGGAACCATCTGCTCCTGACTGAAGAATCCAAGATCTCCGCCTTGAGGGCCGCTGGGGCCTTCTGAATACTGGCGGGCGAGTTCCGCGAAATCGTCACTTGCCGCGGCAAGTTCTGCAATCTCTTTGGCCCTCTGAGATTTCTCCTGGTGCAGTTCCTCGTTGTCCTGAGCGTTTGCTGTCAGCAGAATGTGTCGTGCGTGGCGCTTTTCGGGGGTGGTGAACTGGCCAATATTATTGCTGTAGTATTCTTCAACGCGGGCGTTGTCGATATTGATTTTCTTGCCGACTTCAGAGAAAGAAAAGTCGAAGTATCTGAGTTTCATCATTGGCTTGCTGCGGTAGTTGTCACGGACCTCAGCGAACCATGTGGCAAGTTCTTCCTCGTCTACCTTAACGGAGTCGGTGAACTGATCAGGGGTAATGCGAACGTAATCTACAGCCACCTTTTCGTTTTCCAGACGGTACAGCTGCTGGACTTCGTATTCACTGGTCAATGCGGCGAACTTACTGATCTCCCTGATTGTTTTCTCAGCGAGCATATCAAAGCGCAGGTTGCTCTCGAACTTGACCGGAGTGAGTCCGTTTGCGGCAAGAAGAGACTCGTATCTTTCAATATTGAACAAGCCATTTTCCTGAAACTGCGGCATGCTCTTGACTGTTTCCTGAATTTCTTCACCGCTGACGACGATACCCATATCAGCTGCTCCCTGGCGGAGCAAAGCACCCTGAACGAGTTGGCTAATAACCTGTTCCTTGACACCAAGAGATTCAGCAAGTCCTTTTGGCAGGGTGCCGCCGAATTGTGCAGCGAGATTCTGATGTGCCCTGTCGTAGGCCATCTGAAAATCCTGGAAGGAGATTTCCTCGTCATTTACGGTGATAGCCGATTCACGACTTCCATCCAGATTGGAACCAACACCCCAAAAGATAAAAACGAGTGCTATGATGACGACAATCGCCTGAATAACGATTGATTGGGCTTTATTACGAAGTATCTGCAGCATGAGATTTTTCAGTTAGGCTTGGATTATGTGTGATGTACCGGGCCATACGCCGGACACATCTCGTAGAATTCATTGAGTAACAAAATAAATGTTGGATTTACTCTTTCTTTTTCTTATTCGCAAGGAAAAATCAGAAAGGCTACTGTACCATTGTAAGAGAGAAAATGTCAGTAATGTAACCTTTTGGTGCTGGAAAAAGGTGATAAAAAAAATCTTGAGTGATACCTTAAAAAAGTTGTGGACATATGCCAGATAGGCAGTAAAATCGTCTATTGATATTCCGCAACACGGACGTGTTAGTTTATCACCCGTATATTCGATTCAATTCAAGGTTATCGGAATCGATGAATCTGCACGTGTTGGATTTTACGCCAATTGTCGATTAGCATCAATATTTCGCATGGTTGAAGAAGAGTAAAAATGGGTGTCAGAAATGATCCGTCATTCACTTGACAAACCCTTTTCGCTATAGTAATAAGCCATATTAGTTTTCAGCAGAGCCTAATAACGGTGTAAGCCATAACATAAAATTTCAAGGAGGTTTGAAATGCCAACAATCGAACATAATGGAAGTAGCTTCACAGTAGACGAGGACGGCTTCCTGCTCAAAGGTATGGATGAGTGGAATGACAACTGGGTAGATTATGTAAAAGGTGCTGAGGGTATCAGCGACCTGACCGATGAGCATCAGAAAGTAATTGACGCTCTTCAGGAGTACTACAAGAAGAACGGTATCGCTCCTATGGTACGTATTCTCTCCAAGACCACTGGTTTCCCACTGAAGAGAATCTACGAGCTGTTCCCGTCAGGACCAGGTAAGGGAGCTTGTAAAATGGCTGGCCTTCCTAAGCCTACCGGTTGTGTCTAATTCGTAAGAATTTAGATCGCGATTTGAAAGGGGGTGCCTTAAGCGGTACCCCCTTTTTTTTGCCCTTTTTTTGAGGCTATGGTCAGGTACGCGAGTTTTTTGCGACCATTGCGCCGGAATTTTAAGGGATCAGTTCACTATTGCCGGTTGGCAAAATCTTTGCGGCACTATTTTCTGGCCTGAAGGGAAATCGAGGCCCATCTTAAGAGTTCAGGTATTCTCTGACCAGTCGGTCATGTACTGACCTGGTAAGGCTCTGGTAGTCAGGTGTGCTTATCCTGGCCCCTCTAAGTCCACCACGAAGGTTGATTTCGGTGAGATAGATTGTTTTTCCGTTCAACTCTTCATCAAAGAGCATCAAATCTATATGGGCGTATGGGAAATCTCCACGCTCCATCACGTCCCTGCAAAATCCTCTGATCTCGTCGGTTATTTCAACAGGTGCGGCTGAACCGCCACAATGGAGATTGCGGCGAAAATTACCGTTGTTTATTCGCTCGTACGCTTCCGTGTATTCTCCGAGCAGGATCACGCGAATGTCACGAAAGCCACGGGCCAGGGGTTGAATGACGAAGGGGAACTCGATATCGCAGAATGTGGCCAGGTTGTAAACATCTTCAATGTTTGAGAACCTGTGAATGCCTATGCCGCTGTTTTTGCGATCTCTTTTGAGGACTACTTCCGTAACAGAATGACTGGTAAATAGAGATGTTGCTTCCAATAAGCTGTTTGCATCATAAACTGCTACAGTATTGGGCAACATGAAGTCGCTGTAAATGCGGGCCTGGTGAACTTTTGAACGACTGGTGATCTGCGCGGATGCCGAAGGAATCAGCGTTATACCGCGTTTGAGGAGGTCAATCAGCAGATGTTCTTCACCCGGGATGAGGCGGAGCCGGCAATTGACTATGTGCCAGGAGGTGAGTGATTGATAGTTTTGAAATAAAAATTCATTATTGTCGATGACTCTGACTGATTGATCGGTCAAAAGATCATCTCCGAGAACCGCTGATGATAGGAGGTGAGATCTTCATCGCAGTTTCCGCAAAAGAGTTTGATATCTCCCATGGATTGGGAATTCCGGTCTTCAATGGTGAAGCTGCCATCCGGGTTCTGTACATAATGTGTTGTGGTAATGACATCGTCAGTGATCTCAAAGAAATCCTTGTCATTACCACAAATCGGACATTTAAACCGATTCGCTACTTTGGTTTGAGAAAAAGGCATAGGGCTGAAGAATAAATTTCTTTCTCAATTGCCCGTTACTTCACGAATCTGGA of the Desulfosediminicola ganghwensis genome contains:
- a CDS encoding peptidylprolyl isomerase yields the protein MLQILRNKAQSIVIQAIVVIIALVFIFWGVGSNLDGSRESAITVNDEEISFQDFQMAYDRAHQNLAAQFGGTLPKGLAESLGVKEQVISQLVQGALLRQGAADMGIVVSGEEIQETVKSMPQFQENGLFNIERYESLLAANGLTPVKFESNLRFDMLAEKTIREISKFAALTSEYEVQQLYRLENEKVAVDYVRITPDQFTDSVKVDEEELATWFAEVRDNYRSKPMMKLRYFDFSFSEVGKKINIDNARVEEYYSNNIGQFTTPEKRHARHILLTANAQDNEELHQEKSQRAKEIAELAAASDDFAELARQYSEGPSGPQGGDLGFFSQEQMVPEFGDAVFAMQPGEVSEVVKTAFGYHIIKLEEIQPAVTKTLDDARPEIVATLQNKEAQSMAFQMANGAYEGIIGAGSIQAYAENNPTQTLKESDFFAESAPPADVTLDAQALAKAFTLKKGELSSLIKTDNGYAIVFADDIKEPETPTLEAVRDRATENFVAEKAAEMAGQAAADFTVKLASEASFEEVAKEMGISILNSGLLQRRAQEQENSNFPATLTQQAFKLTKVEPYSEEPELVGSAYYIMSLKERQSPEVSGEEDLEPYRQALLRSKQQELLTAFIDNLEKDAVVSVNKNI
- a CDS encoding TusE/DsrC/DsvC family sulfur relay protein, producing MPTIEHNGSSFTVDEDGFLLKGMDEWNDNWVDYVKGAEGISDLTDEHQKVIDALQEYYKKNGIAPMVRILSKTTGFPLKRIYELFPSGPGKGACKMAGLPKPTGCV
- a CDS encoding ATP-grasp domain-containing protein; translated protein: MTDQSVRVIDNNEFLFQNYQSLTSWHIVNCRLRLIPGEEHLLIDLLKRGITLIPSASAQITSRSKVHQARIYSDFMLPNTVAVYDANSLLEATSLFTSHSVTEVVLKRDRKNSGIGIHRFSNIEDVYNLATFCDIEFPFVIQPLARGFRDIRVILLGEYTEAYERINNGNFRRNLHCGGSAAPVEITDEIRGFCRDVMERGDFPYAHIDLMLFDEELNGKTIYLTEINLRGGLRGARISTPDYQSLTRSVHDRLVREYLNS